One genomic window of Candidatus Methylomirabilota bacterium includes the following:
- a CDS encoding TIGR02757 family protein, whose translation MAMRSHAQLKALLDELYHRYSRPVFLSTSALSIPHHYVSPEDQEIAAFVTASLAYGNVKQIHRSAETALEAMGGSPARFIRRFDPARDPARFRHVVHRFNSGVDLALLCYWLHQAIAAAGSLQAFFLKGYDPTHDDIEPALTSFVERMLSLDVSPFYSSGTLPAKAGVRFFFPSPAQGSACKRLNLFLRWMVRRSDAIDFGIWTEVSPAKLIVPLDTHVARIARELGLTRIKQPNWRMAKEVTERLRTFDPDDPVKYDFALCRLGVLKQPIPDPGRTRLS comes from the coding sequence ATGGCCATGCGCTCCCACGCGCAGCTCAAGGCGCTCCTGGATGAGTTATATCACCGCTACAGCCGGCCCGTCTTTCTCTCGACCAGCGCTCTCAGTATTCCCCACCATTATGTAAGCCCAGAAGACCAGGAGATCGCCGCCTTTGTGACCGCCTCCCTTGCCTATGGCAATGTCAAGCAGATCCACCGCAGCGCCGAGACCGCGCTCGAGGCGATGGGAGGAAGCCCGGCCAGGTTCATCCGACGGTTCGATCCTGCTCGGGATCCGGCGCGATTTCGACATGTTGTTCACCGCTTCAATTCGGGTGTCGATCTTGCTCTACTTTGCTATTGGCTCCATCAGGCGATCGCAGCAGCAGGATCGCTTCAGGCCTTCTTTCTCAAGGGATACGATCCCACCCACGACGATATCGAGCCGGCCCTGACCAGCTTTGTTGAGCGGATGCTATCACTGGACGTCTCGCCTTTCTACTCATCGGGTACGCTTCCAGCAAAGGCCGGCGTCCGTTTCTTTTTTCCTTCGCCTGCCCAGGGAAGCGCCTGCAAGCGCCTCAATCTGTTCCTGCGCTGGATGGTGCGCCGCAGCGATGCGATCGATTTCGGCATCTGGACAGAGGTCTCGCCGGCAAAGCTGATCGTACCGCTCGACACGCATGTGGCGCGGATCGCCAGAGAGCTTGGCCTCACCAGGATCAAACAGCCCAACTGGCGAATGGCCAAAGAGGTGACAGAGCGGCTTCGCACCTTCGATCCTGATGATCCGGTGAAATACGACTTTGCCCTCTGCCGCCTCGGAGTCCTGAAGCAGCCGATCCCAGACCCCGGCCGCACGCGGTTATCCTGA
- a CDS encoding Mov34/MPN/PAD-1 family protein — translation MAMDLYLSENAFVGLLVSTIEVYRKECFGVLLGQSTSDRVLIDFVVPYQTANRKFREVHVDLMRSQRVEEAVRSTSRWDCVGDYHSHPMYGTFRATTTLSKVDRDFFKDGHIAIVVAINDSARQQRWNYVRGGGVSGSINGYNIRIAGFHKANGTIERAPIHCPYAIGFQAKGLNDKE, via the coding sequence ATGGCGATGGATCTCTATCTTAGCGAGAATGCCTTCGTCGGACTGCTGGTGTCGACGATCGAGGTCTACCGGAAAGAATGCTTCGGCGTACTCCTCGGCCAGAGTACGTCCGACCGAGTTCTTATCGATTTCGTGGTTCCATACCAGACGGCGAACCGGAAGTTCCGCGAGGTACACGTCGATCTGATGCGAAGTCAGCGGGTTGAGGAGGCCGTCAGGAGCACCTCGCGCTGGGATTGCGTGGGCGACTATCACTCGCACCCGATGTACGGTACCTTTCGAGCGACGACCACGCTGAGTAAGGTCGATAGAGATTTTTTTAAAGATGGACATATCGCCATCGTGGTGGCCATCAACGATTCGGCGCGGCAGCAGCGGTGGAACTACGTGCGGGGCGGCGGTGTGTCCGGCAGCATTAACGGATACAACATCCGCATTGCCGGATTCCATAAGGCGAACGGGACCATCGAGCGAGCGCCTATTCATTGCCCGTATGCCATCGGGTTTCAGGCCAAGGGGCTGAACGACAAGGAGTGA
- a CDS encoding PIN domain-containing protein — protein MSCEKTAMWTVDTLHGEASYLDSNVLIYGFEGQRGAVRSGVGTILRDIHLGRLRGYTSLITRAEVLVYPLRHSLPELANRYRALLSGEGALVVQTMDQRTVDRAAELRAEYPVLRLPDALHLATALRSRCRSFITADERLTAASGRIEVLLLDELGSA, from the coding sequence ATGAGCTGCGAAAAGACCGCGATGTGGACGGTTGACACGCTTCACGGCGAGGCGAGCTACCTCGACAGCAATGTACTGATTTATGGTTTCGAAGGTCAGCGCGGTGCTGTTCGTAGCGGCGTGGGCACGATTCTGCGCGACATTCATCTTGGGCGCCTCAGGGGTTACACCAGTCTGATCACGCGAGCGGAAGTGCTGGTCTATCCATTACGTCATTCGCTTCCGGAACTTGCGAATCGCTATCGCGCCTTGCTGTCCGGCGAGGGGGCGCTTGTGGTGCAGACCATGGACCAGCGTACGGTGGATCGTGCCGCTGAACTGCGTGCGGAGTATCCCGTCTTGCGTTTACCGGATGCGCTCCACCTGGCCACGGCCCTGCGGTCTCGTTGCCGGTCTTTCATCACTGCCGATGAGCGCCTGACTGCGGCATCCGGCCGTATCGAGGTTCTCTTGCTCGACGAGTTGGGTAGCGCCTGA
- a CDS encoding VTT domain-containing protein: MEWLWSLFHTVYDVEGLVRVGGLMALIAIVFAETGLLVGFFLPGDSLLVTAGLFAVSGHLELWSLFLFVSLAAIVGDTVGYFVGARTGPRIFSREDSLLFHKKHLISTQAFYDRHGPVTIVLARFMPIARTFAPVVAGVGNMRYGRFALYNVMGGIGWVVSMISIGYFLGKTIPDIDQYIHVVIAVVIALSLLPGIITFVRTSRRARKLSL, translated from the coding sequence ATGGAATGGCTCTGGAGTCTGTTTCACACCGTCTATGATGTGGAGGGCCTGGTCCGCGTCGGCGGCCTTATGGCGCTTATCGCCATCGTCTTTGCGGAGACCGGCCTCCTTGTCGGCTTCTTTCTACCGGGTGACTCCCTGCTGGTCACCGCGGGTTTATTCGCGGTGAGCGGCCATCTGGAGCTGTGGAGCCTCTTTCTTTTCGTCAGCCTGGCCGCCATCGTGGGCGATACCGTCGGCTACTTCGTTGGTGCCAGAACCGGGCCCAGGATCTTTTCCAGAGAAGATTCCCTCCTCTTTCACAAGAAGCATCTCATCAGTACCCAGGCGTTCTACGATCGCCATGGCCCAGTCACTATCGTTCTCGCCCGGTTCATGCCCATCGCCCGCACCTTTGCGCCCGTCGTGGCGGGAGTCGGCAACATGCGGTACGGTCGATTTGCCCTCTACAACGTGATGGGAGGGATCGGGTGGGTTGTCAGCATGATCTCTATCGGCTACTTCCTCGGTAAGACCATCCCGGATATTGACCAGTATATCCACGTTGTCATCGCCGTCGTCATTGCGCTTTCGCTGCTCCCCGGAATTATCACTTTTGTAAGAACCAGCCGGAGGGCTCGCAAGCTGTCCCTGTAA
- the ilvD gene encoding dihydroxy-acid dehydratase produces MTFDPRHKSRTLLEGPDRAPTRAMLKAIGFKDEDLARPLVGVAHCWIEVMPCNINHRTLAERVKEGIRAAGGTPIEYNTIAISDGVSMGTEGMKTSLVSREVVADSVELVARGHLFDALVAISGCDKTIPGMVMALTRLNIPGLMLYSGSTAFGEYEGRHLTIQDVFEAVGAFNVGAMPSEELRVIENCACPGAGACGGQFTANTMSTAFEMLGISPMGWNGVPATDARKEEVAFESGKLVMELLRQGVTPKQILTRNAFRNAIAGVMATGGSTNAVLHLIAVAKAAGIKLSLDDFDRISRKTPLLADLKPWGRFTAPDMYMAGGMPLVAKRLLDAGILHADELTVTGKTIGEEAQAARETPGQDVIWPLRQPIKPTGGMVILRGNLAPDGCVAKVAGHERMVHRGPARVFNREEDAFTAVKAGKIKAGDVVVIRYEGPKGGPGMREMLGVTGALAGAGLLDSVALMTDGRFSGATHGLMIGHIAPEAAVGGPIAALRTGDIVRLDINKRRLDVELSAAELKRRLRTWKPPAPRYKSGVMAKYARVVSSASEGAVTD; encoded by the coding sequence ATGACGTTCGATCCAAGACATAAGAGCCGGACACTGTTGGAGGGGCCGGACCGCGCGCCGACACGGGCGATGCTCAAGGCCATCGGTTTCAAGGATGAGGACCTGGCGCGACCGCTCGTCGGCGTGGCCCACTGCTGGATCGAGGTCATGCCCTGCAACATCAACCACCGAACGCTGGCCGAACGGGTCAAGGAAGGGATCCGGGCGGCTGGTGGAACACCGATCGAGTACAATACGATCGCGATCTCCGATGGAGTCTCTATGGGCACTGAAGGGATGAAGACATCCCTGGTAAGCCGGGAGGTCGTGGCCGACTCGGTCGAACTGGTGGCCAGGGGGCACCTGTTTGACGCCCTGGTCGCCATCTCCGGCTGTGACAAAACGATCCCGGGTATGGTCATGGCGCTGACCCGCCTGAATATCCCGGGACTCATGCTCTATAGCGGCTCCACCGCATTCGGCGAGTACGAAGGTCGCCATCTCACGATCCAGGATGTCTTTGAGGCGGTTGGCGCGTTCAACGTCGGCGCGATGCCGTCCGAGGAGCTTCGCGTCATTGAGAACTGCGCCTGCCCCGGCGCCGGCGCCTGCGGCGGTCAGTTTACCGCCAACACCATGTCTACCGCCTTTGAGATGCTCGGCATCTCACCGATGGGTTGGAATGGCGTCCCGGCGACCGATGCCCGGAAGGAAGAGGTGGCCTTCGAGAGCGGGAAGCTGGTGATGGAGCTGCTGCGGCAAGGCGTCACCCCCAAGCAGATCCTCACCCGCAACGCCTTTCGCAACGCCATCGCCGGGGTGATGGCCACCGGGGGATCTACCAACGCCGTGCTCCACCTGATCGCTGTGGCCAAGGCCGCCGGTATCAAGCTGTCGTTAGACGATTTTGATCGGATATCGAGAAAGACCCCGCTCCTGGCCGACCTGAAGCCGTGGGGACGCTTTACTGCTCCAGACATGTACATGGCAGGTGGTATGCCGCTGGTGGCTAAACGTCTGCTGGATGCCGGCATCCTTCATGCCGATGAGCTAACGGTTACCGGCAAGACGATCGGCGAGGAGGCGCAGGCGGCCCGCGAGACCCCCGGACAAGACGTGATCTGGCCGCTCCGGCAGCCGATTAAACCGACCGGAGGGATGGTCATTCTGAGAGGCAATCTTGCGCCGGACGGATGTGTGGCAAAGGTCGCCGGTCACGAGCGGATGGTCCATCGCGGCCCGGCGCGGGTCTTTAACCGGGAAGAGGACGCCTTCACCGCCGTCAAGGCCGGCAAGATCAAGGCGGGCGACGTGGTCGTGATTCGCTACGAGGGACCCAAGGGCGGGCCCGGAATGCGGGAGATGCTTGGGGTTACCGGCGCGCTTGCCGGCGCGGGACTCCTGGACTCAGTGGCTCTGATGACGGATGGTCGCTTTTCGGGCGCCACGCATGGGCTGATGATCGGCCACATCGCCCCCGAGGCGGCGGTGGGCGGGCCGATCGCCGCGCTACGCACCGGCGACATCGTGCGCCTCGATATCAACAAGCGCCGCCTGGACGTCGAGCTGTCAGCCGCCGAGCTGAAGCGGCGACTCCGAACCTGGAAGCCGCCCGCCCCCCGCTATAAAAGCGGCGTCATGGCCAAGTACGCCCGCGTGGTTTCGTCGGCCTCGGAGGGCGCGGTTACCGACTGA
- the hemG gene encoding protoporphyrinogen oxidase translates to MVGGGIAGLAAAHRLQELREQDGVPREVRVLEAAARPGGAISTTHRDGFVLESGPDTIFTDKPWGLDLIRRLGLGGQIIGTSEAYRRTFVAREGVLHPLPEGFALMGPTKPWPFLQSGLLSWRGKARAALDLVLPRGRPSADESLASFVRRRFGQEFLDRLAQPMIGGIYGADPERLSLRATFPQFLQMEVTHRSVILGLRRTRPAGGGAGRTSSGPRYGLFVTLDDGLQALVDALIKRLQAGTLGLCAPVDGIAHAEKGWTIRLKDGTSLQADGLILAVPAFEIARLTRDLDRDLAHQLEAIPYASSVTINLAYRREAITHPLDGFGFVVPACEGRTIIACSFSSVKFAHRAPAGHVLLRAFAGGALQPEPFTWDDERLLSAVRRDLEELLAIHAPPLWSHLVRHPRVMPQYQVGHLARLEALEEALRRWPTLKLAGNAYRGVGVPDVIHSGEAAADALLAELAPALIEPAPACANGDTRL, encoded by the coding sequence GTGGTAGGGGGCGGTATTGCGGGTCTCGCCGCCGCCCATCGGCTGCAGGAGCTGCGTGAGCAGGACGGTGTACCGCGCGAGGTGCGCGTGTTGGAGGCCGCTGCACGGCCCGGCGGCGCGATCAGCACCACGCACCGGGATGGTTTCGTCCTCGAATCGGGACCCGACACCATCTTTACCGATAAGCCGTGGGGGCTGGATCTGATCCGGCGACTCGGTCTGGGCGGGCAGATCATCGGAACCAGCGAGGCATACCGTCGTACCTTCGTCGCTCGGGAAGGCGTGCTGCACCCTCTGCCGGAAGGGTTCGCCTTGATGGGGCCGACCAAGCCCTGGCCGTTTTTGCAATCAGGGCTGCTGTCGTGGCGCGGTAAGGCAAGAGCGGCTCTGGACCTGGTCTTACCCAGAGGGCGGCCATCCGCCGATGAAAGCCTGGCGTCGTTCGTTCGGCGTCGTTTCGGACAGGAGTTTCTCGACCGGCTGGCCCAACCGATGATCGGCGGAATCTACGGTGCCGACCCGGAGCGGTTGAGCCTGCGCGCCACGTTCCCGCAATTCCTGCAGATGGAAGTAACACATCGCAGCGTCATCCTTGGTCTGCGACGAACGCGGCCCGCGGGTGGCGGCGCAGGCCGAACCAGCAGCGGCCCGCGCTATGGTCTGTTTGTCACGCTGGATGACGGGCTGCAGGCCCTCGTCGATGCCCTGATAAAAAGGCTGCAGGCCGGAACGCTGGGTCTCTGTGCGCCGGTTGATGGGATCGCGCACGCGGAAAAAGGCTGGACCATTCGACTTAAAGATGGCACAAGCCTGCAGGCTGATGGCCTTATTCTCGCCGTCCCCGCGTTCGAAATCGCGCGGCTCACCCGCGACCTGGACCGAGACCTAGCCCATCAGCTTGAGGCCATCCCCTATGCCTCTTCGGTCACGATCAATCTGGCCTACCGCAGAGAAGCAATCACACATCCGCTTGACGGGTTTGGATTTGTGGTGCCGGCCTGCGAGGGGCGTACCATCATCGCCTGCTCGTTCAGCAGCGTGAAGTTCGCGCATCGGGCGCCGGCCGGTCACGTCCTGCTGCGCGCCTTCGCGGGCGGGGCACTGCAGCCGGAGCCGTTCACCTGGGATGACGAGCGGCTGCTGAGCGCGGTGCGCCGCGATCTGGAGGAGCTGTTGGCGATTCACGCGCCGCCCTTGTGGAGCCACTTGGTCCGGCACCCTCGCGTAATGCCCCAGTACCAGGTCGGCCATCTGGCCCGGTTGGAGGCGCTGGAAGAGGCGCTTCGGCGGTGGCCGACCCTCAAGTTGGCCGGTAACGCCTACCGCGGTGTCGGTGTCCCGGACGTGATTCACAGCGGAGAGGCAGCCGCCGATGCGCTGCTGGCAGAGCTGGCTCCGGCGCTGATCGAGCCGGCTCCTGCTTGTGCGAATGGAGATACTCGCCTATAA
- the hemH gene encoding ferrochelatase → MAPPFDAVLMIAFGGPTKSEEIRPFLANVLQGVPIPAGRLEEVARHYEALGGRSPITELTFRQAKSLAALLEREGPTFPVYVAMRYWHPFVTETVEQMVRNGVQRAVGLIMAAHDSGAASWDKSVRAVTTALAVAGPVAPKVDFAPPCYDHPDFIAAMVEQIHTQLQTIPHAHRHRTPLIFTAHSIPASIAASSPYVQQLETSCRLVAEALGHPCWSLAYQSRSGNPKERWLEPDIRDILRTLHAEGHRSVVVVPIGFVCDHVEVRYDLDVEAKAVADALGIDLLRAGTVNDHPLYIRALADLVRRRIAQG, encoded by the coding sequence GTGGCCCCACCGTTCGATGCCGTCCTGATGATCGCCTTTGGAGGCCCCACGAAGTCTGAGGAGATCCGCCCATTTCTTGCCAATGTGCTGCAAGGCGTGCCGATCCCGGCGGGACGTCTGGAGGAGGTGGCTCGTCACTACGAAGCGCTTGGCGGCCGGTCGCCAATTACCGAGCTGACCTTTCGACAGGCGAAGAGCCTGGCCGCGCTGCTGGAGCGCGAGGGGCCGACATTTCCCGTCTATGTCGCGATGCGATACTGGCATCCCTTCGTCACCGAGACGGTAGAGCAGATGGTCCGGAACGGGGTTCAACGCGCGGTCGGGCTGATCATGGCTGCGCACGATTCCGGGGCGGCAAGCTGGGACAAGTCGGTGAGGGCGGTAACGACCGCGCTTGCCGTCGCCGGCCCCGTAGCGCCGAAGGTGGACTTCGCCCCGCCCTGCTATGACCACCCGGATTTCATCGCGGCGATGGTCGAGCAGATCCACACGCAACTACAGACGATCCCCCATGCGCATCGTCACAGAACGCCGCTGATCTTCACAGCCCACAGCATCCCGGCGTCAATCGCCGCCTCGTCCCCCTACGTACAGCAACTCGAGACATCCTGCCGACTCGTCGCGGAGGCCTTGGGACATCCCTGCTGGTCCCTGGCCTATCAGAGCCGCAGCGGCAATCCCAAAGAGCGGTGGCTTGAGCCTGATATTCGCGATATCCTGCGCACGCTGCACGCTGAGGGCCACCGGTCGGTGGTGGTGGTCCCCATCGGCTTTGTGTGCGATCACGTTGAGGTGCGCTACGATCTGGACGTAGAGGCCAAGGCGGTGGCCGATGCGCTCGGGATTGATTTGCTGCGGGCCGGCACGGTGAACGATCATCCTCTTTACATTCGCGCCCTGGCCGATCTGGTACGTCGGCGTATCGCGCAGGGCTGA